In one bacterium genomic region, the following are encoded:
- a CDS encoding alpha/beta fold hydrolase, with protein MVDLRNMTRSVIVRSACEGLAAGAARREQAFALGRWREWRDHIRRCVVQEMGDMPFAENGGPLNVRLVSHHHLTYCDLENLLFESFPGWQVNASLFLPRKEHYPPPWPAVIIPVGHSAKTRANYQLPAQYFAACGYAAILFDPPGMAGEKGGRNDHFVDGVRCYLTGASSNRYFVLDALRCIDYLQTRSDIDRCNGFAMTGVSGGGTTTLYAHLLDDRITVIGPVCCAVPSIQHPVLDGYAPCTETLAFNHFGNGIDDIDLLASALPRPVLFMYGEKDEVFKKAYSVDIAAAAGSCYDRAGFHDRFAAFADTCGHAYSGAMAEQFVYWMDRWLKPDRVRGKEPSFSRIELLADSLLSCYPDQETTIFSLNRQLALDLHRRRATVDLREMMRETMGPTKSAQLPRVRAGEPFRIWAHELQELILQTEQGIELPATLLCPLAHNGRIAGLLFFDDRGRWTELHQEKILAQAVGFLDGKTADLAVLTVDLRGWGDTQSAQLPYEMASWGHSSRWISYVSAANGDPITAMRIRDGLSALAFLRTIQGIDPERIIVAGHGMGGVVAQHVAAYDGSVIGLCSIAGLAAFECLAVSEQVLWSHEDFLPNVLKYYDLPELLTAWKNPVLLVNPLDARKRHLNESARRQIFAPALAANPRMQIVETEQPAEAVKTWIEKLLQ; from the coding sequence ATGGTTGATCTGCGCAACATGACCCGGTCCGTCATCGTTCGCAGCGCTTGCGAGGGTTTGGCAGCGGGCGCTGCGAGACGCGAACAGGCCTTTGCCCTGGGCCGCTGGCGTGAGTGGCGCGATCACATCCGTCGCTGTGTAGTGCAAGAGATGGGGGACATGCCCTTTGCGGAAAACGGCGGTCCTTTGAACGTCCGGCTGGTCAGCCATCATCATCTGACCTATTGCGATCTGGAGAACCTCCTTTTCGAATCCTTTCCTGGGTGGCAAGTCAACGCCTCTCTCTTTTTACCCAGAAAAGAGCACTATCCACCGCCCTGGCCTGCGGTCATCATCCCAGTGGGCCACAGCGCCAAGACCCGGGCCAATTATCAGCTGCCGGCGCAGTATTTTGCCGCCTGCGGCTATGCGGCTATTCTGTTCGACCCGCCCGGCATGGCCGGTGAGAAAGGCGGACGCAATGATCACTTTGTCGACGGCGTTCGCTGCTATCTGACCGGCGCCTCTTCGAACCGCTACTTTGTACTGGATGCGTTGCGCTGTATCGATTACCTGCAGACCCGCAGCGATATCGACCGCTGCAACGGGTTTGCCATGACCGGCGTGAGCGGCGGAGGCACCACGACGTTGTACGCGCATCTGCTGGACGATCGCATCACGGTCATCGGTCCGGTCTGCTGCGCAGTGCCCTCCATCCAGCATCCAGTGCTCGACGGCTATGCCCCCTGCACCGAGACCCTGGCCTTCAACCATTTTGGCAACGGCATCGATGACATCGATCTGCTGGCCAGCGCTCTCCCCAGGCCGGTTCTGTTCATGTACGGCGAAAAAGATGAGGTGTTTAAGAAGGCGTACAGCGTCGACATCGCTGCCGCCGCAGGATCCTGCTATGACCGCGCCGGCTTTCACGATCGTTTTGCTGCGTTTGCCGACACCTGCGGCCATGCCTATTCCGGCGCCATGGCCGAACAATTTGTCTACTGGATGGACCGCTGGCTGAAACCGGACAGAGTGCGGGGAAAAGAGCCTTCCTTTTCCCGCATCGAGCTGCTTGCAGACAGTCTGCTGTCTTGCTATCCGGATCAGGAGACGACCATCTTTTCGCTCAATCGTCAGCTGGCTTTGGATCTTCACCGCCGACGGGCGACGGTTGATCTCAGAGAGATGATGCGTGAAACCATGGGTCCGACCAAGTCTGCTCAGCTGCCGCGCGTTCGTGCGGGCGAACCTTTCCGGATTTGGGCGCACGAGCTGCAGGAACTCATTCTGCAGACAGAGCAGGGCATCGAACTGCCGGCCACTCTGCTTTGTCCCTTGGCGCACAATGGCCGAATCGCCGGACTGCTCTTTTTCGATGACCGCGGCCGCTGGACCGAACTGCATCAGGAGAAGATTCTCGCTCAGGCCGTGGGATTCCTGGACGGCAAAACGGCAGACCTTGCCGTGCTGACAGTAGATCTGCGCGGTTGGGGCGACACGCAGTCGGCACAACTGCCCTATGAAATGGCCTCCTGGGGACACAGCTCCCGTTGGATCTCTTATGTTTCTGCCGCCAACGGCGATCCAATCACCGCCATGCGGATTCGTGACGGCCTATCGGCGTTGGCTTTTCTCCGGACCATTCAGGGGATCGATCCGGAGCGAATCATCGTTGCCGGCCACGGCATGGGCGGGGTGGTGGCTCAGCATGTGGCGGCTTACGACGGTTCGGTGATCGGTCTTTGTTCTATCGCCGGTTTGGCTGCCTTTGAGTGTCTGGCGGTCTCCGAGCAGGTCCTCTGGTCGCACGAAGATTTCTTGCCCAATGTACTCAAATACTATGATCTGCCTGAGTTGTTGACTGCATGGAAAAACCCTGTTCTGCTGGTGAATCCCCTCGATGCGCGCAAGCGCCATTTGAATGAGTCTGCCCGGCGGCAGATATTCGCCCCGGCTTTGGCGGCAAATCCCAGGATGCAAATCGTCGAGACCGAGCAGCCGGCAGAAGCGGTTAAAACCTGGATTGAAAAGCTGCTTCAGTGA